The following are from one region of the Maribacter aquivivus genome:
- a CDS encoding ABC transporter permease: MRLLNLFKIAFKAIILNKTRTLLTMLGIIIGVASVIAMLAIGEGSKESIRSTISNMGSNMITIRPGADDRGPARGSGGDVQTLTLANYETIKNQSTLLSYITPIVNGGGQVINGANNWPSTIYGVNPEYLEIKVVGLQSGSMFTDAEVKSASKVVVLGQTVVDNVFPDGQDPVGQMIRFDNIPFKVIGVLEEKGENTFGQDQDDVVIAPYTTVQKRILAIDYLNQIMASAISEDDAPDAVIEVTDILRAEHKLMYTEDDDFTVRSMEELISTFSSTSEMLTILLVAVASISLLIGGIGIMNIMYVSVKERTKEIGLRMAVGGKGSDILMQFLIEAILISITGGLLGVILGLGATVFIEKFLHWPTSVALYSIIISFAVCAVTGIFFGWYPARKASSLDPITALRYE; the protein is encoded by the coding sequence ATGAGACTATTAAATCTATTCAAAATCGCTTTCAAAGCTATAATTCTTAACAAAACAAGAACTTTGTTGACCATGTTAGGCATTATCATTGGCGTAGCTTCTGTAATTGCTATGTTGGCTATTGGTGAAGGTTCTAAAGAGAGTATTAGAAGTACCATTTCAAATATGGGATCTAATATGATTACTATACGTCCTGGGGCAGATGATAGAGGTCCTGCAAGGGGTAGTGGTGGTGATGTGCAAACTCTAACGCTTGCTAATTATGAAACGATAAAAAATCAATCTACACTTCTAAGTTATATAACACCTATTGTTAATGGTGGCGGACAAGTAATAAACGGTGCCAATAACTGGCCAAGTACCATCTATGGTGTTAACCCAGAATATTTGGAGATAAAAGTTGTGGGGCTTCAAAGTGGTAGCATGTTTACCGATGCCGAAGTAAAATCTGCCTCTAAAGTTGTTGTTCTTGGGCAAACCGTTGTAGACAATGTATTTCCTGATGGTCAAGACCCTGTTGGTCAAATGATTCGTTTTGATAATATCCCGTTTAAAGTTATTGGAGTATTAGAAGAAAAAGGGGAGAATACATTTGGGCAGGATCAAGATGATGTGGTTATCGCGCCTTACACCACGGTACAAAAACGCATTTTGGCTATTGATTATTTGAATCAGATAATGGCATCTGCCATTAGTGAAGATGATGCACCCGATGCTGTAATAGAGGTTACCGACATTTTACGTGCAGAACATAAGTTAATGTATACCGAAGATGATGATTTTACGGTTCGTTCCATGGAGGAGCTAATTTCAACATTTAGCTCTACCAGTGAAATGCTTACTATTCTTTTAGTTGCAGTTGCCAGTATTTCATTATTAATTGGTGGTATAGGTATTATGAATATAATGTATGTATCGGTAAAAGAGCGAACAAAAGAAATAGGACTTCGTATGGCTGTTGGCGGTAAAGGTTCTGATATTTTGATGCAATTTCTTATTGAAGCAATTTTAATAAGTATTACTGGTGGACTACTTGGTGTAATCTTAGGTTTAGGTGCTACCGTTTTTATAGAAAAGTTCTTACATTGGCCTACAAGTGTGGCACTGTATTCAATAATAATATCGTTTGCCGTTTGTGCAGTAACAGGTATTTTCTTTGGATGGTATCCTGCAAGAAAAGCATCGTCACTAGATCCTATCACAGCATTACGTTATGAATAA
- a CDS encoding sensor histidine kinase, with protein sequence MYKNKKIIIVQHLLIWLVLFSIPFVLSYGQELDNNRLIAHFLIPMLFYAIIFYLNFFILIDKFLFSNKTVVFILINLVIIGFFILMKEFIEDNYFAELIKKRPPEDNREGPPFKLFLYVQMLSYAAPLLFSIAIKTTKRWVKTEAEKKEADNFKLQTELQHLRYQLQPHFFFNSLNNIYSLVDISPDKAKSTIHSLGKLMRYLLYETSTELVPLSKEIEFMRKYIDLMNLRLTDKTTVESSFPISEPQTKIAPLLFISLIENAFKHGVSASKESVISIDMTTNENVVIFKIENYNFPKQINDKSGSGIGLPNLKKRLELLYPGKHLFQQEIKNGIYSVYLKIEI encoded by the coding sequence ATGTACAAGAATAAAAAAATAATCATAGTTCAGCATCTACTAATATGGCTGGTGCTGTTCAGCATACCTTTTGTTTTATCATACGGTCAAGAATTGGACAATAACAGATTAATTGCCCATTTTTTAATACCGATGCTGTTCTATGCAATTATATTTTATCTGAATTTTTTCATACTAATTGACAAATTCCTTTTCTCGAATAAAACGGTAGTATTTATTCTTATCAATTTAGTGATTATCGGTTTTTTTATTTTGATGAAAGAATTTATTGAGGATAATTATTTTGCCGAACTCATAAAGAAACGTCCGCCAGAGGATAATAGGGAAGGACCTCCATTTAAACTGTTCTTATATGTTCAAATGTTATCCTATGCTGCTCCTTTACTTTTTTCAATAGCCATTAAGACCACTAAAAGATGGGTTAAAACTGAAGCAGAGAAAAAGGAAGCGGATAACTTTAAATTACAAACGGAACTGCAACATCTTAGATATCAGCTACAACCCCATTTCTTTTTTAATTCTTTGAATAATATATATTCGCTCGTAGATATATCTCCAGATAAAGCAAAATCTACTATTCATAGTTTAGGCAAGCTAATGCGCTATTTGTTATATGAAACAAGTACTGAATTAGTTCCTCTTTCAAAGGAAATTGAATTCATGAGAAAGTATATCGACTTAATGAATCTTCGTTTAACAGATAAAACAACTGTAGAATCTAGCTTTCCAATTAGTGAACCACAGACTAAAATTGCTCCGCTACTGTTCATTTCTCTAATTGAAAATGCTTTTAAACATGGGGTTTCTGCCAGTAAAGAGAGTGTAATTTCAATAGATATGACTACTAATGAAAATGTAGTGATTTTTAAAATTGAGAATTACAATTTCCCTAAACAAATAAATGATAAAAGTGGTTCTGGTATTGGTCTACCCAACCTTAAGAAAAGATTAGAGTTATTATACCCTGGCAAACATCTTTTTCAGCAAGAAATCAAGAACGGAATTTATTCTGTGTATTTAAAAATTGAAATTTAA
- a CDS encoding YHYH protein — protein MNQTKYTFLICIFLLISNSIIAHEGGHGIPSKQWELTSNELFKADFISCENGEVWLMDGNHSIQTFQIKDFAEADQDYIKSKNEFIHSLNSRTAIQPDSQSLSIFDWALIGFGILLLSFSVFKLMKRKTVVYLTHGVLRLGVILIVSCKNVNSTKTTNLEVPENNVAEMRAFFERFEGVSTHSDENYLYVSSNGLPDHDMMVGITNWQQQVPIKQNYTGGNSWAIPTHPKMAEHPLSTKTNLLKGAIAVAVNGIPIFNPLNNRGEDANAIGELDNWGGHCGRADDYHYHLPPLHLQDQVGAGNPVAYAVDGFPVYGETTDTLDEYLGKTNSDGSYQYHTIKEYPYFIAGMRGEVQLDPKTKAPENQVYPQPRTQELRPALRPLRGAEIIDFKSLGENSYSLTYSLDSKEYIINYNWDSEDNYSYQFINPDGTSTVENYKPREK, from the coding sequence ATGAATCAGACAAAATATACATTTCTAATTTGCATTTTTCTTCTAATAAGTAATTCTATTATTGCTCATGAAGGCGGACATGGAATTCCATCCAAACAATGGGAGTTAACTTCAAATGAACTATTCAAGGCTGATTTCATTTCATGTGAAAATGGTGAAGTTTGGCTTATGGACGGCAACCATAGTATTCAAACTTTTCAAATTAAAGACTTTGCAGAAGCTGATCAAGACTATATTAAAAGTAAAAATGAGTTCATTCATTCATTAAATAGTAGAACAGCTATTCAACCTGATTCACAATCGCTATCAATTTTTGATTGGGCGCTTATTGGTTTCGGTATTCTTCTTTTGTCTTTTTCTGTTTTTAAGCTGATGAAACGAAAAACAGTAGTGTACCTAACACATGGAGTACTTCGTTTAGGGGTTATTTTGATTGTATCCTGTAAAAATGTGAATTCTACTAAAACCACTAATTTAGAAGTACCAGAAAACAACGTTGCAGAGATGCGAGCTTTTTTTGAGAGATTTGAAGGTGTCAGTACACATTCGGACGAAAACTATCTTTATGTTTCATCCAATGGGCTACCAGATCATGATATGATGGTTGGTATTACAAACTGGCAACAACAAGTGCCTATTAAGCAAAATTATACCGGTGGCAATAGTTGGGCAATACCTACACATCCAAAAATGGCTGAACACCCGTTATCTACAAAAACCAATTTGTTAAAAGGAGCAATTGCTGTTGCGGTGAATGGAATACCCATTTTCAACCCTTTAAATAACAGAGGCGAAGATGCCAACGCTATTGGAGAATTAGATAATTGGGGCGGACATTGTGGTCGTGCAGATGATTATCACTACCATTTACCACCTCTACATTTGCAGGACCAAGTTGGTGCGGGGAACCCAGTTGCTTATGCAGTAGATGGTTTTCCGGTTTATGGAGAAACCACAGATACATTAGATGAATATTTAGGAAAAACAAATTCAGATGGTTCGTATCAATATCACACCATTAAAGAATATCCCTATTTCATTGCAGGTATGCGGGGCGAAGTACAATTAGACCCAAAAACAAAAGCACCTGAAAACCAAGTGTATCCGCAACCTAGAACACAAGAATTAAGACCTGCGTTAAGACCGTTACGAGGTGCGGAGATTATTGATTTTAAGTCCTTAGGAGAAAACTCATATTCCTTAACCTACAGTTTAGATTCCAAAGAATATATTATCAATTATAATTGGGATAGCGAAGATAATTATAGCTATCAATTTATAAATCCTGATGGTACTTCAACTGTTGAAAACTATAAACCAAGAGAAAAATGA
- a CDS encoding YbhB/YbcL family Raf kinase inhibitor-like protein — MKYSKFIVPFLFICLLSCKNSNREITEVNHDDFKTIHSDFKLTSIAIKNGVLLDDYKCEEKVNDVENSIPLSWKNVPEGTKSLAIVMYHYPKKNDRTEINSYLLLWDINPETSGIPYKMASKGNWFMGVNKDGTAISYTSPCSRGKGKHEYTIALYALSETPSSLPKKHSLNVDYNVFKNALATVKIIDRTTLTFIDSN; from the coding sequence ATGAAATATTCAAAGTTTATAGTTCCCTTTCTTTTTATTTGCTTATTGTCTTGTAAAAATAGTAACAGAGAAATAACAGAAGTAAATCATGATGACTTTAAAACCATACATTCAGATTTTAAACTAACTAGTATCGCCATAAAGAATGGTGTTTTACTTGATGATTATAAATGTGAAGAGAAGGTCAATGATGTTGAAAATTCCATTCCTCTTTCATGGAAAAATGTTCCTGAAGGCACTAAATCGTTAGCAATTGTCATGTATCATTATCCAAAGAAAAATGATAGAACAGAGATTAATTCATATCTGCTATTATGGGATATAAATCCAGAAACCTCAGGAATACCATATAAAATGGCTTCCAAAGGAAATTGGTTTATGGGAGTCAATAAAGATGGTACTGCCATATCTTACACATCTCCCTGCTCTCGTGGAAAAGGCAAGCATGAGTATACTATAGCTCTTTACGCCCTTTCAGAAACGCCAAGTAGTTTACCAAAAAAACATAGTTTAAACGTAGATTACAATGTATTTAAGAATGCATTGGCTACGGTTAAAATTATTGATAGAACAACATTAACCTTTATAGACTCAAATTAA
- a CDS encoding LytR/AlgR family response regulator transcription factor, with the protein MESIQITCIIVDDEPMAVNLVESYVEKTPYLTLKKKCNSAIEAMQFLNTEKVDLLFLDIQMPDLTGIEFSKMLPKHSRVIFTTAFDQYALEGFKVEALDYLLKPFDYAEFLTAANKALEWFSLVKGNTQPSVVSDEKEFLFVKSEYKQLRIKLADVQYFEGLKDYIKIWIKDNPKPILTLMSLKSLEEELPNSNFMRVHRSFIVSLKYVEVIERSQIIINKQRITVSEQYKPRFLEYINDNSLNN; encoded by the coding sequence ATGGAAAGCATACAAATTACTTGCATAATTGTTGACGATGAGCCTATGGCTGTTAACCTAGTAGAAAGTTATGTAGAGAAAACTCCGTATTTAACATTGAAAAAGAAATGCAATAGCGCCATAGAAGCCATGCAGTTTTTAAATACTGAGAAAGTAGACTTATTATTTCTGGACATTCAAATGCCGGATTTAACTGGAATAGAATTTTCTAAAATGCTTCCAAAACATTCTAGAGTAATTTTTACAACTGCTTTTGACCAATATGCATTAGAAGGTTTTAAAGTGGAGGCTTTAGATTATTTGCTAAAACCGTTTGATTATGCCGAGTTCTTAACCGCTGCCAACAAAGCCTTAGAATGGTTCTCTTTGGTAAAAGGCAATACACAACCTTCTGTAGTATCTGATGAAAAGGAATTCCTTTTTGTAAAATCAGAATACAAACAATTGCGCATTAAATTGGCTGACGTCCAATATTTTGAAGGTCTGAAGGACTACATAAAAATATGGATAAAAGATAACCCTAAGCCAATTCTAACCTTAATGAGTTTAAAGAGTTTAGAAGAAGAATTACCCAACTCTAATTTTATGCGTGTACACCGCTCTTTTATTGTATCTCTAAAGTATGTTGAAGTAATTGAGCGTAGTCAAATCATTATCAACAAACAACGCATCACCGTTTCTGAACAATACAAGCCCCGGTTTTTAGAATATATAAATGATAATTCATTGAATAATTAA
- a CDS encoding GreA/GreB family elongation factor: MSRGFVKEEDQEEIPMVPPRADLPNGAVNYVTEIGYNNLLEERNALSLEKESLQHDNEKERRIASNLINAKLQLLNERIASAKIVSLNEQPKNEVRFGATVKVVIDNAETPQQFQIVGVDEANIAKGKISFLSPIARILISKHIGDTATLQLGKVERVFEIMEISYT, from the coding sequence ATGAGTAGAGGGTTTGTTAAAGAAGAAGATCAAGAAGAAATACCTATGGTGCCGCCAAGGGCAGATTTACCTAACGGAGCGGTTAATTATGTCACCGAAATAGGGTATAACAATTTATTGGAAGAAAGAAATGCTTTATCGCTTGAAAAAGAATCTTTACAACATGACAATGAGAAAGAAAGACGTATTGCAAGTAATTTAATCAATGCTAAACTACAATTGCTGAATGAGCGAATTGCTAGCGCAAAAATTGTAAGTCTAAATGAACAACCTAAGAACGAGGTTCGTTTTGGTGCAACGGTAAAAGTAGTAATTGATAATGCTGAAACACCACAACAATTTCAAATAGTTGGTGTTGATGAAGCAAACATAGCAAAAGGTAAAATATCATTTTTATCTCCTATTGCTCGAATATTAATATCTAAACATATTGGTGATACTGCTACATTACAATTAGGTAAAGTAGAGCGCGTGTTTGAAATTATGGAGATATCGTACACGTGA
- a CDS encoding DUF4494 domain-containing protein, whose product MSATWYECKIKYRKLDEASGMLKVKTEPFLVDAISYTEAESRITEEMSAYLSDTEEIKITNIKVANFAEIHPFENSDRWFKSKVSLIAFDEESGKERKTNMYLLIQANDVKEAYDNTISVMKDTMGEYSVPSIAESPIMDVFPYFSGEEDDMERVEKFNIIKDSVPVDNSMDEELEMSDAMSSEE is encoded by the coding sequence ATGAGCGCAACTTGGTACGAGTGTAAAATAAAATATAGAAAGCTTGATGAAGCTTCAGGTATGTTGAAAGTGAAAACAGAACCTTTTTTGGTTGATGCTATTTCGTATACCGAAGCAGAGAGCAGAATTACAGAAGAAATGTCAGCTTACTTAAGCGATACGGAGGAAATAAAAATTACGAATATAAAGGTTGCTAATTTTGCTGAAATTCATCCGTTCGAGAATTCAGACAGATGGTTTAAATCTAAAGTGTCTTTAATTGCTTTTGATGAAGAAAGTGGCAAAGAACGCAAAACCAATATGTATTTATTGATACAGGCAAACGACGTAAAGGAAGCTTATGATAATACCATAAGTGTTATGAAAGATACAATGGGTGAATACTCTGTACCTTCTATTGCGGAATCTCCAATTATGGATGTTTTTCCTTATTTCTCTGGTGAAGAGGATGATATGGAGCGTGTAGAAAAATTCAATATTATTAAAGATTCTGTTCCGGTTGATAATTCAATGGATGAAGAATTAGAAATGAGTGATGCAATGTCAAGCGAAGAATAA
- a CDS encoding LytR/AlgR family response regulator transcription factor — protein MNRINCIVVDDEELARALLITYIEKLDYLNLVGEAENPLEALQLMKEHEVDVLFLDIQMPEIKGTDFAKMVDSNTKIIFTTAYSQYALEGYELNAVDYLLKPITFERFVTAVNKVKPSKIIEKNDTITIKSGYDLHKVKYEDILYVVSDSEYVTFHLGDKKIISNQRLKALEQELPSSMFMRVHRSYIINKNNVTGLKGRDLLLSDVIIPVSDSYYDQVKEELF, from the coding sequence ATGAATAGAATAAATTGTATAGTCGTAGATGACGAAGAATTGGCACGTGCCCTACTAATAACTTATATAGAAAAGTTAGATTATTTAAATTTGGTAGGCGAGGCTGAGAATCCGTTAGAGGCTTTACAATTAATGAAAGAACATGAGGTAGACGTGTTGTTCTTGGATATACAAATGCCAGAAATAAAAGGAACAGATTTTGCCAAAATGGTTGATTCCAATACTAAGATAATTTTTACCACAGCATACTCACAATACGCCTTAGAAGGTTATGAGTTAAATGCAGTTGATTACCTATTAAAACCAATAACGTTTGAGCGTTTTGTTACTGCCGTAAATAAAGTGAAACCGAGTAAAATTATTGAAAAGAACGATACCATTACTATAAAATCTGGCTATGACCTACATAAAGTAAAATATGAAGATATTCTTTATGTAGTTAGTGATAGCGAGTATGTTACCTTCCATTTAGGTGATAAGAAAATAATTAGCAATCAGCGTTTAAAAGCTTTAGAACAAGAGCTGCCGAGTTCTATGTTCATGAGAGTTCATCGATCTTATATTATTAATAAGAATAACGTTACGGGATTAAAAGGCAGGGATTTACTACTGTCAGATGTTATTATACCTGTAAGCGATTCGTATTATGACCAAGTAAAAGAAGAATTGTTTTAA
- a CDS encoding sensor histidine kinase, translating into MNRHKNFIFHVALWLLIWSTAWIFSGSDIQFAVENGMALVFQILVIAILIYYTVPQLLLKKKYIAFTIVSLITVFVVTLVLTNVLPNQILGLENVDQVPGPRFGPGPGAGGPAAGPRFEDGPPLDVNRRPPSRFFINLLLIAIAYVIATLVEIFLFAQRKEEEIVINKNEALQTELKLLKSQINPHFLFNALNNIYALSAIDSGRTQQSISYLSDMLRYVLYECEQEIVPLYKEIDYIENYIKLFCLKSSKTYPITTSFTIENQNIQIVPMLLIPFLENALKHSNIEKVTGTFINLKINATINSIDFELENSKPEFKIVKDDVGGIGIENVKKRLAILYPDRHELVINETSQAFKVNLKLQLNE; encoded by the coding sequence ATTTTATATTTCACGTAGCGCTATGGTTACTGATTTGGTCAACTGCTTGGATTTTTAGTGGCAGTGATATTCAATTTGCAGTGGAAAACGGAATGGCACTCGTATTTCAGATTTTAGTGATTGCCATATTAATCTACTATACGGTACCTCAATTATTATTAAAGAAAAAGTATATAGCATTTACTATAGTCTCTTTAATCACGGTTTTTGTAGTCACCTTAGTGTTAACCAACGTTTTACCAAACCAAATACTTGGGTTAGAAAACGTAGACCAGGTGCCTGGACCTAGATTTGGACCAGGACCGGGAGCTGGCGGACCAGCGGCCGGACCTAGATTTGAAGACGGACCGCCATTAGATGTTAACCGTAGGCCACCATCACGTTTTTTCATTAATCTGTTATTGATTGCAATTGCTTATGTGATAGCCACTCTTGTTGAAATATTTCTATTTGCTCAACGAAAAGAAGAGGAAATAGTTATCAATAAAAATGAAGCTTTACAAACAGAATTGAAGCTGTTGAAGTCACAGATCAATCCACATTTTTTATTCAATGCCTTAAATAACATATATGCATTGTCTGCAATAGATTCTGGAAGAACACAACAGAGTATTAGTTATTTGTCTGATATGCTTAGGTATGTATTATATGAGTGTGAGCAAGAGATTGTACCGCTTTATAAAGAGATAGACTATATTGAAAATTATATAAAATTATTTTGTCTTAAGAGCAGTAAAACATATCCAATAACTACTTCTTTTACTATCGAAAACCAGAATATTCAAATTGTACCCATGTTATTGATTCCTTTTTTGGAAAATGCCTTAAAGCATAGTAATATTGAAAAAGTGACCGGCACATTTATTAATCTAAAAATTAATGCTACCATAAATAGTATTGATTTTGAACTAGAGAATAGCAAGCCAGAATTTAAGATTGTAAAAGATGATGTTGGTGGTATTGGAATTGAAAATGTAAAGAAACGTTTGGCAATTCTATATCCAGATCGACATGAATTAGTAATAAACGAGACCTCGCAAGCTTTTAAAGTGAATTTAAAACTTCAATTGAATGAATAG